The Naumannella cuiyingiana DNA window CCGGGACATGCTGCTCGATTCCCGGGCGGCGGCCGACGAGACGGCGGCGCTCGGATTCGGCGGTACCCGGTTCCGCTTTGCCGCGCCGGCGGGTCAGGACTGGTCGGTCGAGCGGCTGGCGGGCAGCCGGATCGCCACCTCCTATCCGGGACTGGTCGGCTCCTATCTGGCCGACCGCGGCGTCGATGCGCGCCTGATCAAGCTCGATGGTGCGGTGGAGTCGGCAATCCGGCTCGGCGTCGCCGATGCCGTCGCGGACGTCGTGGAGACCGGGACCACGCTGCGCCGGGCCGGGCTGGAGCTGTTCGGCGAGCCGATCCTGGAATCCGAGGCGATCCTGATCGCGCGGCGCGGCGAGGTGCCGCCCGCCGGCCTTGATCAGCTCGCGCGGCGCCTGGACGGGGTGCTGGTCGCGCGCAACTGGGTGATGATGGACTACGACATCGCGGCCGAGCTGGCCGACCGTGCCGCCGCCCTGACACCGGGATTCGAATCGCCGACCGTGTCCCCGCTGGCCCGCGAGGGTTGGGTCGCGGTGCGCGCGATGGTACGCCGCGAGGGTTCGCAGTTGATCATGGACCAGTTGTATGCGCTCGGTGCCCGCGCGATCCTGGTCACCGACATCGCCGCCTGCCGGATCTGAGCGGGTTCGCGTGAGCGATCGGGCGTACCGCTTCACCTCGCGGGTGTCGATCATCGGCGCCGCCCTCGGCACGGGTGTGCTGACGGTCGCCGCGGTCCTCGGCTGGTTCGCACTGCCGGAGTTGAGCCGGGCGCTCTTCACGATCCCGCAGGTGCTCACGCTGATCGGCTTCCTGGTCGCCCTGGACGCGGTGATCTGGTCGTTGTCGGCCTCGGCGGTCCGCGCGGACGCCGGCGGCGTCACCGTGCGCAACGGGCCCCGCACCCGGCGGTACCCGTGGTCGGACGTCGCGGCGGTGAGCTACCGGCGCTCGGATCCCTGGGCCAATCTCGTGCTCCGCAACAGCGGCGAGCACGATCCGCCGCGTCGCCCGATGCTCGGCATCCAACGCGTCGACGGCGAACGCGCCGATCGAGCCGTGCGCATGTTGCGCGAGCTGCACCGCGCCGCGAGCTGACCGCACGCGCGGGCCTTCCGGCCGGCCGCGCTCAGTCCGCGCCCAACCCGACCCGGTCCGCCAGCCGGTCGAAGGCGAGTCGGGCGTACCGGTCGGCCGGGTCGATGGTGCCGACCAGGTGGCCGTTCAGCTCGAGGCTGGTGAATCCGATCAGCTCGCTGAGCACCGAGAACAGCGCGGCGACGGTCGCGGGCGCCAGCTCCGGGGCGCCCAGCCGGTCGGCGATGCCGCCGAGCTGGCGCACCAGGGCCGCGGGCCCCGGCACCTCCTCGGCCGCGCCGAGCGCGTCCCCGGCGGCGACGAGCACTTCGACGAATGGTGTGACCACCCGGGCCGCGGCGGGCACGGTATCGGCCGGGGCGGCGTACCCCGGGATCGGCGAGCCGTAGATCAACATGAACTCGTGCGGATGGTCGCGCGCCCAGTCGCGGAGCACCGCACAGGCGGCGACGAACCGGGCGCGCGGTGTCGCAGCACGCCGCCCGGCGGCCTGCTCGACGGCATCACCCAGCCGCCCGAAGGAGTCGATCAGCAGCGCCGTGATCAGCGCATCCCGCGAGGGGTAGTAGCGATAGACCGCCGACGACACCACGCCGAGTTCGCGGGCGACGCCGCGCAGGCTGAGCGTCGCCGCGCCCTGCTCGGCGATCTGGCGTCGCGCGATCTCGGTGATCTCGTCCAGGGTGCGGGCCCGGGCGCGGGCGCGCGGTGTGCTCGATCCGGCCATGAACCGATCCTGCCAGCTCCGCGACGGTGCGGGAGGGTTTCGCTCACAACAGAGAGCAGTGCTCTTGACTTCGTGCCGGAGGCGCGGCAGCCTTGGTTGACAGAGAGCACCGCTCTCGAATTGTCCACCGAGGAGCGATCATGATCCGTCGCCTGTCCCTGATCGCGCTGCCGGCGCTCGCCGGTTCGTGCTTCGCGGCCTACCAGATACTGCGGCCCTATCCGCCCACGAACCCCGAGACCGGGGCTGTCGGAGCGGCCGCGGTCGCCTCGAACGCCTGGACGGGCGCCCACACGCTCGCCATGGTCGGCATCGTCGCCCTGATGTTCTGGGTGCCGCTGATCGCGACCCGCTGGGGGAGGGGGTACGCCTGGCTGGGTCCGCTCGCCGTCGGCGCCGGGGCGGCCCTGCTGCCGTACTACGGGGCGGAGACGTTCGGCCTCGGTTCGATCGCCCGGCGCGCCGTGGCAGACGAGGACTGGTCGCTGCTGTCGACCTTCGCCGACGTCCGCTACGCGCTCGTGCCGACCATCACCTTCGCGCTCGGGCTGCTGGCGCTCGCGGTTCTCGGTGTGGCGCTCGCGGTCGGCTGGTGGCGCCGGGAGCGGCCGAGGGCGCTGATGCTGCCGATGGCGTTCGGACTCGTCGTCTACCTGCCGCAGTTCTTCACTCCGCCGGCGGGTCGGATGTCGCACGGGCTGCTGCTCGCCGCCGGCGGCATCGCCACCGCGGTCGCGCTGGTGCTGGCCCGGAGTGCGACCCCGATCCTTCCCGCAGAGCGACCGTCGGACGACGGCCGCACCCGCCCGACTGTGGCAGCCTAGGAGCCATGAATCCCCAGGCCTATCTCCTGCCGCTGTGCATCGGGCTGACCCTGGTCGGCCTGGTCGCCACCGTGATCACCTGGCGGACCAGCAAGCGGCGCGGCAAGGCCGTCCAGATGTTCGGGCTGGCGCTGTTGCCCGTCGGGCTCTACCTGACCGGTCTGTTGCTGCTGGTCTGGAACTTCGTGGCCGGGATCATCGCCTGGGCCTTTGCGCTGATCCTCGCCCCCGTGGTCTGGGTCGGCCTCGGCTTCGTCGGCCTGGCGATCGTGTTGTGGGTGATCGGCGGCATCGCGGCAGCACGGGCCGCGGCCAAGGCGCTTCCCGCGGGGACGGCCGACGCCGGCGCGGTCGCACCCGCGCCCCGGAGCTCGACCGCGCAGCCCGGCACGCCGCCGAAGAAGGCCGCGGGCGGCAAGCAGCCCGCCGATCCCGAGCTGGACGAGATCGAGGCCCTGCTCCGCAAGCGGGGGATCGAGTGAGGGTACGCGCGTGAGCGGCCGGGAACTCGGCGGCTACGACGAACGATTCGCCGACGACGACGGCTCGCCGGATGAGGTGGTACGCGACCGGCTGGTCGCGGCCGGCAGCGGCCGCCCCGAGGCCTACCTGGACGCGGTCGTCGCCCTGTGCGGCGCGCGGCTGCTCGTCCCCGTCCTTGCCGCCGGGGACGAGACGCTGACCCCCGATCCGAACCGGGAGGGCGATGTCTCCGCCGTCTTGCTGCAGCGACCGGACGGCGCTCGAGCCCTGCCGGTGTTCACGGGCAGCGACTCGGCGGCGGCCTGGCATCCGCAGGCCCGACCGATTCCCGCGACCCTGGACCGGGTTGCCCAGACCGCTCTCGCGGAGGGGGCGGGCACGGTGCTGGTCGATGTGGTCGGCCCGGCGCCCCTGACGATCGAGGGCGAGGTGCTCGGCGAACTCGCCCAGGGGCATCGACTGGTCCGTCTGCCCGACGGCTTCGGCTGGGCCCGCACCGCCCCGGCGGAGCCGACGGAATAGTCGCGGCCCGGCCCGCGTTCCACCCTTGTGGTCGCGCGATGTGAGATTCATCGCGCAAGCCGCTACCATTGACCGCGATCACCGACGGGTTGTCACCATCGGTGGTCCCACCGAACAAGCGGGGATCTGATCTCCCACCCGAGCGGCGCCACGACCACAGGTTGCGGAAGTTGCCGGGTCCACGGGTCGCGGGCGTTTGCCGTCCGCGCCCTCCGATCAGGCCTCCGCGGACGCGGGGGCCTTTCTTGGTTGCGCCAGGCGGTGGCGTAACCGGCAATCGTCCACGAGGAGGACACATCAGCACTGAACCGCGCATCAACGATCGCATCCGCGTCTCCGAGGTCCGACTGGTCGGCCCGGCTGGGGAGCAGGTGGGGATCGTTCGCATCGACGACGCTCTGCGGTTGGCCCGCGAGTCCGATCTCGACCTGGTCGAGGTCGCCCCGATGGCCCGTCCGCCGGTGGCGAAGCTCATGGACTACGGCAAGTTCAAGTACGAGAGTGCGCAGAAGGACCGCAACAGCCGGCGGAACCAGTCGAACACGGTGATCAAGGAGATGAAGCTCCGACCGAAGATCGACAGCCACGACTACGAGACCAAGAAGGGTCACGTGGTCCGGTTCCTGAAGGCGGGCGACAAGGTGAAGATCACGATCATGTTCCGCGGCCGGGAGCAGTCCCGCCCGGAGCTCGGCTTCAACCTGCTGAAGCGGCTGGCCGACGATGTCGAGGAGTTCGGCTTCGTCGAGTCCAATCCCAAGCAGGACGGCCGGAACATGCTGATGGTCCTCGGCCCGCACAAGAAGAAGTCGGAGGCCAAGGCCGACGTCGACGCCGATCGCGACCGCCGCGCGGCGGAGCGTACCGAGAGCGCCGAGGCCGAGCGCGTCGAGCTGGCCGAACGGCGCGAGAAGGTTGCCGCCGCCCCGGCGAAGAAGAAGAAAAAGGGTCCGGCCGACAACATGGACCCCGACATCGACCTGTAGGAACCGGTCGGCGCGAGCGCCGATCACAAGCAAGGCCGGTACGCCGGCCCTGGCAGCAGAAGGAGGGCCCACCATGCCCAAGATGAAGACGCATTCCGGTGCGAAGAAGCGGTTCCGGATCACCGGCTCGGGCAAGGTCATGCACCGCAAGGCCGGCAAGATGCACCTGAACGAGCACAAGCCGTCCACCCGGACCCGTCGTCTCGACGGCGATGCGGTGATGTCGACCGGCGACGCCAAGAAGGCCCGCAAGCTGCTCGGCAAGTGAGCCGCTGAACACCCCGTCCGCGCCCGACCGGCGCGACCAACTTCGTGCCGGCCCCCCCGGCGCCCCGACAAGGAGAGATCGACATGGCACGCGTGAAGCGTTCCGTCAACGCGCACAAGAAGCGCCGCGAGGTCCTGGAGCAGGCCTCCGGTTACCGCGGGCAGCGCTCGCGCCTGTACCGCAAGGCCAAGGAGCAGGTCACCCACTCGCTGGTCTACGCATACCGGGATCGTCGCGCCCGCAAGGCCGACTTCCGCAAGCTGTGGATCCAGCGGATCAACGCCGCCGTCCGCGCGGAGGGGATGACGTACAACCGGTTCGTCTCCGGCCTGAAGACCGCCGGCGTCGAGGTGGACCGCAAGATCCTCGCCGAGCTGGCCGTCAGCGACCCGAAGGCGTTCACCGCGCTGGTCGAGGTCGCCAAGGCCAACCAGGGCGTCCAGGCCGCCTGAGCCGCAGCCGTTGACTTCGTCGACCCCCGGGCCGATCGCACCCGCCTCCGCGGCGGAGCTGCGGTCGGCCCGTCGGTTGTCGGCGCGCAAGCAGCGTCGCGAGCGGGCGGAGTTCCTGGTCGAGGGTCCGCAGGCGGCCCGCGAAGCGCTCGCCGTACCCGGCCTGGTCTCGGCACTGTTCGCCACCAGCGAGGCGGCCGCCCGGCACGCAGATCTGATCGCGGCCGCGGACGCCGCGGGGGTACGCCTGCGTGCGGTCGATGATCAACAGCTCGCCCTGCTGGCGGACACCGTCCATCCCCAGGGCATCGTCGCGGTCGCTCGCAGCATCGGGACCGATCTCGTCACGGCCCTCGCCGGGGATCCGCGCCTGGTGGTGATCTGCGCGCAGATCCGCGATCCGGGCAATGCGGGCACGGTGATCAGATGCGCCGACGCGTTCGGTGCGGACGCGGTGATCATGACCGAGGGTTCGGTGGAGCTGACCAGCCCCAAGGTCGCCCGGGCCAGCGTCGGCAGCATCTTCCACCTGCCGATCGCGACCGGCGTACCCGTCGCGGATGCGATCGCCGCGTGCCGCGACCGCGGGCTCGCCGTCTACGCCGCCGACGGCTCCGCGGATCGCCGCACCGATCAACTCGCCGCCGACGGCGCACTTGCCCGGCCGACCGCGTGGCTGTTCGGCAACGAAGCATGGGGTCTGCCGCCGGCCGACGCGGCGCTCGCCGATGCGCGGGTCGCGGTGCCGATCCGCGGGTCCGCCGAGAGCCTCAATCTGGCGACCGCGGCCGCCGTCTGCCTCTACGCCTCGACCACCGCGCAGCACCCGACCGGTCGTTGATTCGCGTCAGGAACCTGCATGGCCGGCTCCAGGCGATCATGGAAGATCAATCGCTACCGAATCGACGCCGGTCGTCTTGTCGAGCTGGACTGACCAATCGCGTCCGACAGACTGACTATCGTCGGGGAATGAGCGCCGAACTGCCCGCCACGATGCCCGCGGTCGCGATGACCGACTCGCTGCCCGCGACCGACGACCGGTCGCTGGTCGACATCGAGGTCCCGGTGCCCCGGCCGGGTCCGCGCGATCTGCTCGTCGAGATCGCCGCGGTCGCGATGAACCCGGTGGACACCAAGATCCGCCGCTCGGCGGGCCGACAGGAGCCGCCGAAGATCCTCGGTTACGACGCCGTCGGGACCGTCCGGGAGGTCGGCGCCGAGGTTGCGTTGTTCTCCGTCGGCGACCGGGTCTGGTACGCCGGGGACCGAAACCGGCCGGGTAGCAATGCCGCGTACCAACTCGTCGACGAACGCATCGTCGGCACCGCGCCGGCCACGCTCTCGGACGCCGAGGCCGCGGCGGTCCCGCTGACCGCGATCACGGCCTGGGAGGCGCTGTTCGATCGGCTCCGGGTCGGGACCCAGACCACCGGCCGGCTGCTGGTGATGGGCGGAGCGGGCGGGGTCAGCTCCATGATCATCCAGCTCGCCCGGCGACTGACCGGGCTGACGGTGATCGGCACCGCGTCCCGCGAGGAGTCCGCCGAGTGGGTACGCGAACTGGGCGCCGACGCCGTGATCGATCATCGGCGCCCGCTCACCGAACAGATCGACGGGCCGGTCGACCTCGTCTTCTCGTCCCACAGCGACGGCCGGGCGGCGGAGTTCGCGCAGGTGCTCGCCCCGCAGGGTTCGCTGGTGTTGATCGACGACCCGGCCGAGTTCGACGTCCGTGCGTTCAAGGCCAAATCGATCACGGTCTGCTGGGAGTCGATGTTCACCCGGCCGACGTTCGCCACCGCGGATCTGGTCCGGCAGCACGAGATCCTGGACCGGGTCGCCCGGCTGATCGACGACGGCACGCTTCGCACCACCCTGGCCGAGACGGTCGACGGCATCACGGCCGCGAACCTGCGGGCGGCGCACGCCCGCATCGAGGCCGGCGACGCCGTCGGCAAGCTCGTCCTGCTGCGCTGAGCGGTCGCGCGGGGCCCTGGCTGCACCCGGGTGTGCAGAATGGTTGTCATGACCACCTGCGACGCACCCGAGGACCGGTACGCGACGGACCCGCTGGGCGTCGCCGAGGCCGACCGGTTGGCCGAGGTGATGCAGGGGCTGGCCTCGCCGGTCCGGCTCCGGCTGCTCGGGGTGCTGCGATCCGGGCCGGCGACCGTGACCGAGTTGTGCGTGGCGATCGACGCCGGGCAGGCATCGGTGTCCAATCACCTGCGGCTGATGCGCCATCTCGGGCTCGTGGTCGGCGAGCGCGAGGGACGCCGGGTCCGCTACCGGCTGTTCGACGATCACGTCTCCGCGGTCTACGACGAGGCGGTACGCCACCTCGGTCACCTGCGCTCCCAGCCCTGAGCGGCGACGCGCGCCCGGCGCCCGAA harbors:
- the rpmI gene encoding 50S ribosomal protein L35 translates to MPKMKTHSGAKKRFRITGSGKVMHRKAGKMHLNEHKPSTRTRRLDGDAVMSTGDAKKARKLLGK
- the infC gene encoding translation initiation factor IF-3, with translation MVAPGGGVTGNRPRGGHISTEPRINDRIRVSEVRLVGPAGEQVGIVRIDDALRLARESDLDLVEVAPMARPPVAKLMDYGKFKYESAQKDRNSRRNQSNTVIKEMKLRPKIDSHDYETKKGHVVRFLKAGDKVKITIMFRGREQSRPELGFNLLKRLADDVEEFGFVESNPKQDGRNMLMVLGPHKKKSEAKADVDADRDRRAAERTESAEAERVELAERREKVAAAPAKKKKKGPADNMDPDIDL
- a CDS encoding TrmH family RNA methyltransferase, which translates into the protein MTSSTPGPIAPASAAELRSARRLSARKQRRERAEFLVEGPQAAREALAVPGLVSALFATSEAAARHADLIAAADAAGVRLRAVDDQQLALLADTVHPQGIVAVARSIGTDLVTALAGDPRLVVICAQIRDPGNAGTVIRCADAFGADAVIMTEGSVELTSPKVARASVGSIFHLPIATGVPVADAIAACRDRGLAVYAADGSADRRTDQLAADGALARPTAWLFGNEAWGLPPADAALADARVAVPIRGSAESLNLATAAAVCLYASTTAQHPTGR
- a CDS encoding TetR/AcrR family transcriptional regulator, whose protein sequence is MAGSSTPRARARARTLDEITEIARRQIAEQGAATLSLRGVARELGVVSSAVYRYYPSRDALITALLIDSFGRLGDAVEQAAGRRAATPRARFVAACAVLRDWARDHPHEFMLIYGSPIPGYAAPADTVPAAARVVTPFVEVLVAAGDALGAAEEVPGPAALVRQLGGIADRLGAPELAPATVAALFSVLSELIGFTSLELNGHLVGTIDPADRYARLAFDRLADRVGLGAD
- a CDS encoding ArsR/SmtB family transcription factor, with translation MTTCDAPEDRYATDPLGVAEADRLAEVMQGLASPVRLRLLGVLRSGPATVTELCVAIDAGQASVSNHLRLMRHLGLVVGEREGRRVRYRLFDDHVSAVYDEAVRHLGHLRSQP
- a CDS encoding SseB family protein, whose protein sequence is MSGRELGGYDERFADDDGSPDEVVRDRLVAAGSGRPEAYLDAVVALCGARLLVPVLAAGDETLTPDPNREGDVSAVLLQRPDGARALPVFTGSDSAAAWHPQARPIPATLDRVAQTALAEGAGTVLVDVVGPAPLTIEGEVLGELAQGHRLVRLPDGFGWARTAPAEPTE
- the rplT gene encoding 50S ribosomal protein L20, yielding MARVKRSVNAHKKRREVLEQASGYRGQRSRLYRKAKEQVTHSLVYAYRDRRARKADFRKLWIQRINAAVRAEGMTYNRFVSGLKTAGVEVDRKILAELAVSDPKAFTALVEVAKANQGVQAA
- the hisG gene encoding ATP phosphoribosyltransferase; translated protein: MLRVAVPNKGSLSDAAIQMLREAGYRQRGDNKELILADDANGVEFYYLRPRDIAVYVGEGTLDVGITGRDMLLDSRAAADETAALGFGGTRFRFAAPAGQDWSVERLAGSRIATSYPGLVGSYLADRGVDARLIKLDGAVESAIRLGVADAVADVVETGTTLRRAGLELFGEPILESEAILIARRGEVPPAGLDQLARRLDGVLVARNWVMMDYDIAAELADRAAALTPGFESPTVSPLAREGWVAVRAMVRREGSQLIMDQLYALGARAILVTDIAACRI
- a CDS encoding PH domain-containing protein; translation: MSDRAYRFTSRVSIIGAALGTGVLTVAAVLGWFALPELSRALFTIPQVLTLIGFLVALDAVIWSLSASAVRADAGGVTVRNGPRTRRYPWSDVAAVSYRRSDPWANLVLRNSGEHDPPRRPMLGIQRVDGERADRAVRMLRELHRAAS
- a CDS encoding zinc-binding alcohol dehydrogenase family protein; translated protein: MSAELPATMPAVAMTDSLPATDDRSLVDIEVPVPRPGPRDLLVEIAAVAMNPVDTKIRRSAGRQEPPKILGYDAVGTVREVGAEVALFSVGDRVWYAGDRNRPGSNAAYQLVDERIVGTAPATLSDAEAAAVPLTAITAWEALFDRLRVGTQTTGRLLVMGGAGGVSSMIIQLARRLTGLTVIGTASREESAEWVRELGADAVIDHRRPLTEQIDGPVDLVFSSHSDGRAAEFAQVLAPQGSLVLIDDPAEFDVRAFKAKSITVCWESMFTRPTFATADLVRQHEILDRVARLIDDGTLRTTLAETVDGITAANLRAAHARIEAGDAVGKLVLLR